AATTCCCGGCGTCGCGGTACGCATCGTGTCACGCGACGGGCACGACCTGCCGGACGGCGAAGTCGGCGAACTCTGGGTGCGCGGACCGAACGTCATGCTCGGCTACTACCACGCCCCCGAACTGACCGCCGCGGCCGTCACCGCCGACGGCTGGCTGCGCACCGGCGATCTTGCGCGCCGCGAGCCGGATGGCGCCCTGTTCCTGGCAGGCCGCGCCAGGGAACTCATCATTCATTCCGGCTTCAACGTCTACCCGATCGAAGTCGAGCAGGCGCTCGCAAGCCATCCGGACGTGTTGCAGGCCGCCGTGCTCGGTCGTCCCGGGAACGGCAACGAGGACGTCGTCGCCTTCGTGGAGGCGCGACCGGGCCGCGAGATCGACGTGACGACGCTCGCGGCGTGGGCAGCCGGGCGTCTAGCGCCCTACAAGCGTCCCGCGCAGATCCGCGTGCTCGACGCCCTGCCCGCCGCCTCGACGGGCAAGGTGCTCAAGCACAAACTCAAGACGTTGTTGTAAAGGGGCGTTGGCGCGCGCCGGACTAGCCGCGCGGATGATGCTGCGCGTGCAGCGACTTGAGGCGCTCGCGCGCCACGTGCGTATAGATCTGCGTCGTGGAAATGTCCGCGTGGCCGAGCAGCAACTGCACCACGCGCAGATCGGCGCCATGATTGATCAGGTGCGTGGCGAACGCGTGACGCAGCGTATGCGGCGAGAGCGGCGCGCGAATATCGGCCTGCAGCGCGTAGCGCTTGATCAGATACCAGAACGCCTGACGCGTCATGCCGTCGCCGCGCTGGGTGACGAACAGTGTGTCGCATGCGCGGCCCGCAAGCAGCACGCCGCGACTCTCGGCGAGATAGCGCGTCAGCCAGCCGTTGGCTTCCTCGCCGAAAGGCACCAGCCGCTCCTTCGCCCCCTTGCCGAAAATGCGCAGCACACCTTCGTTCAGTCCCACTTCGATGGTCTTGAGCGCGACCAGCTCGGACACCCGCAGCCCGCTTGCGTACATCAGCTCCAGCATGGCGCGATCGCGCAGCCCCAGCGGCTGCGAGAGATCGGGAGCGGCCAGCAGCGCCTCGACTTGCGTCTCGGAAAGCGTCGAGGGCAGACGCTGCGCACGCTTGGCCGAGGCGATGCGCAAACACGGATCGTGCTGCACAATGTGCTCGCGCAGCGCCCACTGATAGAAGCGTTTGAAGACCGACAGGCGGCGATTGATGCTGCTCGCCAGGCTTTCGCGACGCCACGCCAGGTAGGCCGAGAGTGCCGCCTCGTCCACGCCGTCGAGCGACGTCTCTCGTTTGGCGGCGAGCCATTCCGCGAAGAGACGCAGATCGCGACGGTAGGCGTCCAGCGTGTTGCGCGAAAGGCCATCTTCGAGCCAGATCGTGTCGCAGAACTGATCGATGAGCGCGGTGCTGCGTCGGAACGTCTTGCCGTCGGGGTCGAAGCGCAACGCATTCGCGTCGGCATCGGCCCCGCGCTCGGTCATGCCGTCGCCATGTGTCCCGTCGAGCGCGGCCTGCTCGAAGGGTTCGTCGGCATCGGCCGCGTCGGTGGCATCGACGGGCGCGGTGACTTTACGGGCTCGCGTGCTCAAGCTGG
The Pandoraea pulmonicola DNA segment above includes these coding regions:
- the xerD gene encoding site-specific tyrosine recombinase XerD; protein product: MTERGADADANALRFDPDGKTFRRSTALIDQFCDTIWLEDGLSRNTLDAYRRDLRLFAEWLAAKRETSLDGVDEAALSAYLAWRRESLASSINRRLSVFKRFYQWALREHIVQHDPCLRIASAKRAQRLPSTLSETQVEALLAAPDLSQPLGLRDRAMLELMYASGLRVSELVALKTIEVGLNEGVLRIFGKGAKERLVPFGEEANGWLTRYLAESRGVLLAGRACDTLFVTQRGDGMTRQAFWYLIKRYALQADIRAPLSPHTLRHAFATHLINHGADLRVVQLLLGHADISTTQIYTHVARERLKSLHAQHHPRG